One Chitinispirillales bacterium genomic window, ACGAAATTCCTTTCGTCGATTTTCCATCTATTCTAAGAATTTTGTCTCCCGAATGAATGCCCGCTCTTTCCGCCGGAGTTCCTTCCATAGGCGTCATAACCGTCAAAACATTGTCGCGAATAGAAATTTGCATTCCCACACCGCCGAATTTTCCTTCGGTATGAACCATCAAATCTTCGTAATCTTTAGGGTCGAAAAATGTCGTATGCGGGTCTAAAATACTCAGCCCGCCTTCAATAGCTTTGCGAACGAAAAGAGAATCGTCCACTTCTTCCACGTATCCGAAATGAACCCTTTGCGCGACACGGTCAAAAACCGAAGTCCATTCATAATATGATTCGTTATCTGATTTTTTTTCCGATTTCGCGAACAAATTGTCAAACGCGACTCCGACGATTATCGCAATTATAAAAAGTCCGGAGAATATTCCCGAATATGTCTTTTTATTTTTCATACTTTCTCCTAAAAACAACACAAAATTGAAATTATCCCGATAAAATACTTTTTTCACGAGCCATAGAAACAAAATATTTTACAAATTTATTTTACCAATGATTTTTTTGTGTATTTCATCTTCACTCAGAGTTGCGTCAATCACCAAAAAACGTTTCGCTTCGTCTTGCGATAATTTGAGAAAATATTCGCGTACATTTTCAAAAAAAAATTTGTCGTTTTTCTCCAACCTGTCAGTCGATATGCCTCTGGACTTTCTTCTTTCAAAAGAAACTTTTACCGAGATATCGAGTAAAATCGTCAAATTCGGGTTGATATTTTGAGTTGCAAACGAATTTATTTCTTTCATTTTTGCTATGTCAAGTCCTCTTCCCGCCCCCTGATACGCAAAAGTAGAATCGGCAAACCTGTCACAAATTACCCATTTCTCGTCATCCAAAGCCGGTTTTATCACCTGACGGATATGCTCAGCCCGTGCAGCAAAATACAAAAACAGCTCACCGGACGCACCTAAATCCGATTTTTCGGAAAGTATGATTTCACGTATTTTTTCGGACATTTCACATCCGCCCGGTTCTCGCGTTGAAACAAATTCAATCTTGTTTTTTTTGAGATAAGCGCAAAGTTTGTTTATTTGCGTACTTTTTCCGGCGCCGTCAATTCCCTCAAACGTAATAAAAAGCGGGCGCTTTTGCATTTATAATTCGCTCCCGTGACATTTCTTGTATTTTTTTCCGCTGCCGCAAGGACATAAATCGTTACGTCCTACTTTTGGGAACTGTCGAATTTGCTGCATTTGCGGCGGCGTCGGTTTTGCACGCTGTGAAACGTTTTGCATTGCCTGCCCGGCGTTAGCGTGAATTTCAACGACACGCTGCTGTCTTCTTTGCGGAATATTTCCTGCCATCTCCAGACGATAAAGCAAATTAGCAGTTTTTTTCGCAATATTCGCCCTAAGCGTCTCAAACAATTTTAACCCTTCTTTCTGATATTCAAAAAGCGGATTTTTCTGCCCAAAACTCGCATAGTGCGCCGACTGTTTGAGATGATCCATTTCGTACAAATGATTTTTCCACAAATCGTCGATTGATGCAAGCAGTACCCGCCTTTCAAGTTCGCGAAGATGCTGTGCGCCTACACGGCTTTCTTTGTTTTCGTAAATCGTTTTAACTTCCGCCCAAAGTCCGTCAAATAATTCTTCGATTGAAATATTGTTAAAATTATATTTTTCTTTGTCGATTATCACCCCGAAAATACTGGCGATTTGAAGTTCAAGTTCGGTAATATTCCACAAATTTCTATCTTTATTATCGCAATTCTTGAGAATCACGTCCTCCAGCGCCATTGCAAATTGGTCTTGTATCTCTTTGGTAATGTCGTTTCCGAAAAGAATTTGTTTGCGAAGTCCGTAAATTTCACTTCTTTGGAAATTCATCACATCGTCATACTCTTTCAGGTGCTTTCGAATTTCAAAATTACGTCCTTCA contains:
- the tmk gene encoding dTMP kinase — its product is MQKRPLFITFEGIDGAGKSTQINKLCAYLKKNKIEFVSTREPGGCEMSEKIREIILSEKSDLGASGELFLYFAARAEHIRQVIKPALDDEKWVICDRFADSTFAYQGAGRGLDIAKMKEINSFATQNINPNLTILLDISVKVSFERRKSRGISTDRLEKNDKFFFENVREYFLKLSQDEAKRFLVIDATLSEDEIHKKIIGKINL